The Chitinophagaceae bacterium genome includes a region encoding these proteins:
- a CDS encoding tetratricopeptide repeat protein yields MNNQKQKIKTPHPTPILTTKTQKNKKNTSHFFKMSYGYILIALVGFGLYAQTMSYGYVDFDDKWYIVDNPHYFDKLSQVYKGFIHSITVEYYRPMLFAFFTIEYSIAKTDPFIYHFSNILFHLISCLLLFRFLCLLEYDRWISFWTTLVFTVHPLFVQGIAWIFGRNDPYLAIFILSGMISYIQYQKTSKRAYLFLHLFCYAACLFTKETGAALAVVCFFYSLLKVRKENPIILKNMVLFWAFITLTWFFIRRNALKEVTTLPHEAPVVETNNIIDSFMSNIPFVFESISKLVFPFHQSVYPSYSWATSLIGVGISFLLLGFVLYIKPKSHTVLWAIGWMLLFLLPPMLIRSTAMNLSDYLEHRTYVPALGFIVFLNELIHTKKNFFAVETKQDMLLPSKWIFLPIICIFTSTAYIHSKHFEDGRTFWKNATETSPNSPAALRGRGVWFYNLGKLDTAAMYMLQAFHLNPAEEANIETIGKDLEKKNKFHEALQCYKAILSANPNNVMYMLNVGSMYFQINKYDSSMYLFQKAVETNKNQKVSSVKIYNMNGIDAICTDAINCPPTETIPKGKYTIQVYGEKGEILARDTILKK; encoded by the coding sequence ATGAACAATCAAAAACAAAAAATAAAAACACCACACCCCACACCTATACTGACTACAAAAACCCAGAAAAACAAAAAAAATACCTCTCATTTCTTTAAAATGTCTTATGGATATATCCTTATAGCCCTCGTAGGATTCGGACTCTACGCCCAAACAATGAGTTATGGATACGTAGACTTTGATGATAAATGGTATATTGTAGATAATCCTCATTATTTTGACAAACTTTCTCAGGTTTATAAAGGATTTATCCACTCTATCACTGTAGAATATTACCGTCCCATGCTTTTTGCTTTTTTTACCATTGAGTATAGTATCGCAAAAACGGACCCTTTCATCTATCATTTTTCTAACATCCTCTTTCATCTCATTTCCTGCCTTTTATTATTTCGTTTCCTCTGTTTATTAGAGTATGATAGATGGATTTCCTTTTGGACAACCTTGGTATTTACCGTGCATCCCCTTTTTGTTCAAGGAATAGCGTGGATATTTGGAAGAAATGATCCCTATCTTGCAATATTCATTCTTTCGGGTATGATTTCCTATATCCAATATCAAAAAACAAGCAAAAGAGCATACTTATTTTTGCATCTATTTTGCTATGCGGCTTGCTTATTTACCAAAGAAACAGGAGCAGCTCTCGCTGTGGTGTGCTTTTTTTATTCTCTTTTGAAAGTCCGAAAAGAAAATCCTATAATTCTCAAAAACATGGTACTCTTTTGGGCATTCATAACCCTCACATGGTTTTTTATTCGGCGTAATGCCCTGAAAGAAGTTACCACACTCCCTCACGAAGCCCCCGTAGTAGAAACAAATAATATTATAGATTCTTTTATGTCTAATATTCCTTTTGTTTTTGAATCAATCAGTAAACTTGTTTTTCCTTTTCATCAATCTGTATACCCTTCTTATTCATGGGCAACCTCTCTGATAGGAGTAGGTATATCTTTTCTTTTATTGGGATTTGTCTTATACATAAAACCAAAATCGCATACCGTATTATGGGCTATAGGATGGATGCTTCTTTTTTTATTACCCCCCATGCTTATTAGATCTACGGCTATGAATTTGAGTGATTATTTGGAACACAGGACTTATGTACCTGCCTTAGGATTTATTGTTTTTCTCAATGAACTCATTCATACAAAAAAAAATTTCTTTGCGGTGGAAACAAAACAAGACATGCTTCTGCCTTCTAAATGGATATTCCTTCCAATAATATGTATATTCACCAGTACGGCATATATTCATAGTAAACATTTTGAAGATGGGAGAACTTTTTGGAAAAATGCAACCGAAACATCACCCAATAGCCCTGCAGCTTTGAGAGGAAGAGGCGTATGGTTCTATAACTTAGGAAAATTAGATACAGCAGCAATGTATATGCTACAAGCATTTCATCTCAATCCCGCAGAAGAAGCTAATATAGAAACTATAGGCAAAGATTTGGAAAAAAAAAATAAATTTCATGAAGCCTTGCAATGTTACAAAGCAATACTCTCTGCAAATCCCAACAATGTAATGTATATGCTAAATGTAGGCAGCATGTATTTTCAAATAAATAAATACGATTCATCCATGTATCTTTTTCAAAAAGCTGTTGAAACAAATAAAAACCAAAAAGTTTCATCTGTGAAGATATACAATATGAACGGAATAGACGCAATTTGTACAGACGCAATTAATTGCCCCCCTACCGAAACAATCCCAAAAGGAAAATATACTATACAAGTATACGGAGAAAAAGGAGAAATATTAGCAAGAGACACCATCCTAAAAAAATAG